In one window of Chloroflexota bacterium DNA:
- a CDS encoding 3-hydroxyacyl-CoA dehydrogenase family protein — SKAAVIGMGMMGSQLAEILALGKIEVAAVDATDELVKQGLRGIDARLDRFLVSKGKMSPEEKAATMGRIRGFTAIEEAVREIGFGIEAVPERMVLKKDVFQRMDKHAPQDAVLASNTSFQNISEMASATARPERVVGMHFFNPVNRMRLVEVTRGARTSDDTLDTACALVRELGKEPVVCKDTSYGFLANRAYTPMIMEAAQMVWERVAPPEEIDKALKLGYNLPMGPLEMVDFVGGWPIFVSSEQDAIRELGPEKGRLNPLVRAMSRAGYTKIYDYWKDVLSKW, encoded by the coding sequence TCAGCAAAGCGGCTGTGATCGGCATGGGTATGATGGGGTCTCAGTTGGCCGAAATCCTGGCACTCGGGAAGATCGAGGTGGCAGCCGTAGACGCCACCGACGAACTGGTGAAACAGGGTTTACGTGGGATAGATGCCAGGCTGGACCGTTTCCTTGTGTCCAAGGGCAAGATGAGTCCGGAGGAGAAAGCGGCAACAATGGGGCGAATCAGAGGATTCACTGCCATTGAGGAGGCAGTCAGGGAAATCGGTTTCGGAATAGAAGCTGTCCCCGAGAGGATGGTTCTCAAGAAGGACGTCTTCCAGAGGATGGACAAGCATGCACCACAAGATGCAGTTCTAGCCTCGAACACATCCTTTCAAAACATCTCGGAGATGGCCTCGGCTACCGCCAGGCCAGAACGCGTGGTGGGGATGCATTTCTTCAACCCCGTTAACAGGATGCGGCTGGTGGAGGTGACCAGGGGGGCCCGCACCTCCGATGATACTCTTGACACCGCTTGCGCACTGGTGCGCGAGCTCGGAAAGGAACCGGTGGTCTGCAAGGACACCAGCTATGGATTTTTAGCCAACCGGGCCTACACCCCCATGATTATGGAGGCCGCTCAGATGGTCTGGGAGAGAGTGGCTCCACCAGAGGAGATAGACAAAGCCCTGAAACTGGGTTACAATCTTCCGATGGGTCCACTGGAGATGGTGGACTTCGTTGGAGGGTGGCCCATCTTTGTCTCGTCCGAGCAGGATGCGATAAGGGAACTGGGGCCAGAGAAAGGCCGTTTGAACCCGCTGGTCAGAGCCATGTCCAGAGCTGGATACACCAAGATCTATGACTACTGGAAGGACGTGCTGTCCAAGTGGTAG